In Magallana gigas chromosome 1, xbMagGiga1.1, whole genome shotgun sequence, the sequence CATAGGCATTGAAGATCAAAGGGAAtttatagggggggggggggctaaacaaAAGAGCTATTATATTCAACAACAATAGGAAGAGTAAAATTAGTTGGCAATTGATAACGGTGGAAGGTGGGAAATCCCATGATGTCATAGGCATTGAAGATCAAAGGGAATTTATAGGGGGGCTAAACAAAAGAGCTATTATATTCGACAACAATAGGAAAAGTAAAATTAGTTGGCATTGATAACGGTAGAGGGTGGGAAATCCCATGATGTCATATGTATTGAAGATCAAAGGGAATTTATAGGGGGGCTAAGCAATAGAGCTATTATATTCAACAACAATAGGAAGAGTAAAATTAGTTGGCATTGATAACGGTAAGGATGGGAAATCCCATGATGTCATTGATATTGAAGATCAAAGGGAATTTATAGGGGGCTTAACAATAAAGCTATTAGTTTGCATTGATAATGGTAGAGGGTGGAAAATCCCATGATGTCATAGGTATTGAAGATCAAAGGGAATCTATAGGGGGGGCTAGACAATAGAGCTATTATACTCGACAGTAATAGAACGATCTGAAATTAGTTGGCAATAGATCTATTGTCATCTATAGAGTCACAAAACTCCCTTGGAGGGATCGAAGGGTGTCATAAGACACCGATCTATCATCATCGGTTCTTGAGGGTGGGTATACAATAGACCTATTATTCCTATAATCAAAAGGGGGCAATAGTTACATTAAAAAGAGTTAAAGGTACGTTAGTCATGCAATACATTATACGGGTAATGACATATTTGAAACGAATGAGTAAACATGGGTCATTTAAACCCTCGTTTAACAAGAGATTTAAAGGTAGCTTTATTCATCCGAGACATCATACAGGTAAGGACATGTTTGAATCGAATGAGTAAACACGGGTCTTCAACCCCTCGTTTTACAAGAGAGGATAACACAAAATCTCATATTTTCCCATCAGTTTTCTGTAGGGTTTTCTTTCGTTGAAGAGATCGAAAAAATACACATGAGGCATCAAAATTCCTTGGCTGTCTGATGAAGAAGTAGTAAGATCAATCAAGCACACTAAGTTCGCTATTTAATTTAGGAATACATAAGAAATATCGTATTGGGTCTTGACAGGTAAACTCAAACATAGGTGTAATATTCTAAATAACCATAGATATGGATCTGTGTCATATAACTTGCAGACTCCAtcactcctaaaaaaaaaaagtcgtaTCGTTTCCATTACTATGGTCTTACATCATCTGATTGAATGAATCTCAATACACTCTTGGAATGCTAATGATGTAGCGACTTTTGTTGTTATTAACCTACCTGTTATATAAGGACTCCACTGGAATAAAGCTTGTAACAAGGCTTTCATGGGCTATCCTTAGGtaataacttttattagtaTGTCATGTAATCTATGGAATAAAAgtattgaacaaattgattctTATGAACTTATATAGTGCTGTGATaatatctgggtttttttttttaatttgatgtatttttatatgtaatcaTGACATTCTGTGATATATTTacctgaataaaatgaaatgaaatagtTACCTAGATTTTAAACACCCTCATTGACTCGGAATTTCCGGGTCCATTAATTTATTCCATTGACACCATGATTTGACAATTTTACAGTTCTCTGGGAACAATACCCTGGAACGGATTTTCCGACTATTTTTAGGCCTTTCTATTGTCGTTCAGTACAATAGCTCTACTGTTTACTCCCCCTATAGATTCTTTTTGATCTTCAATCTATCGATAAAGATCTTTAAATAAATGGTTTATAATTTACAATCGGAAAATTGCTTATCCGAACCAATCAGACAActtgtttatataatatcaccATGGAGATATTTTTCTTGTATAAATTAATGAGATCTACAGTGTTAAATCAGTTGCATCATAGTTGCGGAAGAAGTAACACCGTAGAGTTTCAAAGAAGTTCATATTGTGTTTCCGTTGGATTTGGATAATATATCTGTATAAGGtaggattttgtttttaattatatacatattatatttcattttttttttttacataattaaaatGAGCATTCTAAAACAATCACTTAATCGTTGTGTCATTTGAGGTATTATAAAATCTTGAACAGTTTGTTTAAcgtttgggggtttttttccaGATGAGTGGTTGAACAGTGTTGTCATTCTTACTGTAGAAATAGGTTTCAGTCGTAAATTTAAAGGCCCCGATCCTCATTTAACGAATGAGTAACCAATTTTACAACGTAAACAAACTGTGGTTGATATTACTTGTATACATACCTTCAAATACATAAAATGTGTTAGATTAAAAgggattttttaatgataattaatttcatgtattttcatattttacagacAACATCATGCCTGTTTCTCAGTTTACCTGTGAAGATTGTGGCAAAAGCTTCACACGTCAATCGAATTTACATCGACATCGAAGAACTACCCACCATGTAGACACTTTCAGCTGTTCTACCTGTGGGAGGCGTTTCAACAGAAGGGATAATTATCTACGCCATACAAGGAATCATATTAGAATTCCAGATCAAGGATCTCCACCGATAGTTGGTTCTGAACTATTAACCGACTCACAAATCCAAGAAAGCATCCAAAAAGAAAATGTGTGCCCCAACTTTCAAAATCAAGTGGGGAGTGGCATACCACCAAATGACCCTCAAGGTAAGTActtaaacgttttttttttttgtttttttatgcatatcaAATTGCTCTCACCTATTTTTTGAATATATGAGTGATATGCATATTGAATAAAAACGGAAACGGGCTTTTATTTTCACAGGTTCTCAATTTGGTGATACAAGAAATGATAGAGAAGACTGCATCACTTCAGAAGAAGCTATTCATGGGAACCTGAAAAAGATATCCATATCGGCTGACGATCAAACCAAATATGACCCTTTGACATTTCTCAAATCGAAAGAAGAGAAAGTGAGATCTGTCCTGCAGAACGAACGCACCAAACGAAAAAGAATGAAGTTTTACCTCACCTTACAAGTGCGTTTCACCAAGACCAGAGGGGATCAAGTGGAAGTTGCAGAGCCTCACTTCCACGGACGCTGCCACATAGTATTAAACAATCAAGACATCGAGCATGCTCTGAGGGAAAGTATTATGAAGATTGTGAACTCTTTCATTGAATATCAAAGAGAAGGGAGTAACTGGGCGCTGGACAAAGTCCTCGGAGTGAGCATTCATGTAGTCCAGTACAACCCGATCAAAGGTTCCAGTTACCTTCCGTTACCAGCTAAACTCGCCAGCAAGAAAGCCATCATCAATGTCCAGAATACCGATCAAAAGTGCTTCATGTGGTCGGTGTTGGCTGCTCTTCATCCTACAACGGGGCATCATGGGCATCCAAATAGGCTGAACaactacattgcttttcaagaAGAATTGGATTTTACCGACATGACCTTTCCCGTCCGCGTGTCTGATATCCcaaaatttgaacaaaagaATGGATTATCCATCAATGTTTTCGGCTACGATAAGAATGAAGTCTACCCTCTCCATCTCACCAGAGAGAGAGGGTTAAAACATGTTGATCTTCTCGTCCTTGACAGAGGAGATAATTCACATTACTGTTGGATCAAAAATTTCAACAGACTCATGGGAGACCAGAATGGAGATAATAATCAGTATCATTACTGTTACTATTGTCTCCATGGATTCACCAAAAAGAAACTCTTAGAAAAACACCTACCTTACTGTCAGGTCCATGGCGCCCAGAGGACCGAGATGCCGAGTGAGGAAGAGAAATGGCTAAAGTTCTCCGACGTCTCCAAGCAACTCAGAGTGCCGTTTGTAGTGTACGCAGATTTCGAATGCATCTTAGAGAGGCAATACGGATGCCAACCGGACCCTAGCAAGTCGTCCACCATTAAGCTAGCGAAGCATGCACCCTCCGGATTTACATATAAAGTCGTAGGACTTTCACCAGAGACCACAGAAAATCATGTGACCTATCGTGGCCACGAGGCCGTTGACGTGTTCGTCGACCATATGATCAAACTCGAGGGGCGCCTTTTGAACATATTGCGCAATCCCAAACCCATGGATTTGTCCGAGGAAGAGACAAAAGCTTTACGGGAAGCGACTTTATGTCACATCTGCCACGGAAAACTAAGGAACGATACCGTTCGTGATCACTGTCATGTGACGGGAAAATTTCGTGGTGCAGCTCATAGTTCCTGTAATCTGAATTATCGGTTACGTGAGCGAATTCCCGTATTCTTTCACAACCTCAAAGGCTACGACGCTCACCACATTATGAATGCCATCGGCAAGTTTAAACATAAAAAGATTAACTGCATCCCCCAGAACCACGAGAAGTATATTTCGTTTTCGTTGGGCAGGCTAGATTTCGTGGATACGTTTCAATTCATGTCTGCCTCTCTAGACAAACTTTCCACCAATCTAGCCAAAGAGGGCATCCATAAATTTCCTCATCTCAAAGGTTACGTCGCATCCATCCATCCCGAAAACCAGCAGACCAAGCTCCAACTTCTCAGAAGAAAGGGCGTGTATCCTTACCGTTACATGAACTCCGTCAAGCGATTTGAAGAGACGTCACTGCCACCACAACAGGCTTTCTACAATGATTTAGATGGCAAAGCCGTGTCCGACCAGGATTACTTACATGCACAGCGGGTTTGGGATgtctttaacattcaaaatctAGGACAGTATCACGATCTGTACATGGAGACAGACGTTCACCTGTTAGCAGACGTGTTTGAGAATTTTCGTGACCTTTGCATTGACATGTATGGTCTCGATGCGGCTCATTTTTATACGGGTCCAGGACTGGCTTGGCAGGCTGCCTTAAAGATGACAGGGGTTGAACTAGAGTTGTTGACCGACCCGGATATGCATCTGTTTGTGGAAAAGGGGCTCAGAGGAGGCATAGCCATGATTTCAAAAAGGTATGCGAAAGCAAACAACCCCTATCTCAATGACTATGATCCAAGGCAACCCTCAAACTATTTGATGTATTTAGATGCCAACAATCTGTACGGGTGGGCCATGTGTCAGCCACTGCCCACTCATGATTTTTGTTGGCTGACGACTAAAGAAAGAGAGACTCTCGACATAAATGCCATCCTCCATGAGGGAGACACTGGTTACGTTTTTGAAGTCGATCTAGACTATCCCTTGGCATTGCACGACAGCCATAGCGACTATCCTTTAGCTCCCGAATCCTTCAAAATTGAGCCTGCGATGCTTTCGAGTTATCAGAAAGATCTTTTGACCAAGCTTGGAATGAAGGAAGGTTCTTGTACCAAGCTAGTCCCCAATCTTTTTGATAAGAAGAATTATGTCGTTCACTATCGGAATTTGCAACTCTACCTCGCGCTGGGGATGAGGCTTACTAAAATTCACCAGGTACTGTCTTTCAAGCAGAGTCCCTGGCTAAAAGCCTACATCGATTTCAATACGAGCAAGCGAAAAGTTGCAAAAAACgagtttgaaaaagattttttcaaaCTCATGAATAATAGTGTGTTCGGCAAAACCATGGAAAATCTGCGAAAAAGAGTGGACATTCAACTCGTTCACCACCAGAAAAGGCTTTCAAAGCTCTCGGCCAAACCTGGATTTAAATCCTTCAAGATCTTCAATGAAGATCTGGCCTCTGTGGAACTAACCAAATCAAAATTGGTTCTAAATCGACCCATTTACGTGGGATTTTCCATTCTGGAACTTTCCAAGGTATTGATGTATGAATTTCATTACAACTACATCAAGAAAAGGTATGGTGGGCGTGCAGCTCTCTGTTTCACAGATACGGACTCTTTATGTTACGACATATCTACCGAGGATGTGTATGTCGACATGAAGGAAGACCAccattgttttgattttagtgattACCCAGACACCCATTTTCTTCATAGTAATCAAAATAAGAAAGTACTCGGGAAAATGAAGGATGAATGTCAAGGTCATGTCATGCGAGAATTTGTTGGCCTTAAACCCAAAATGTACAGTTTTGTTTACGAAACTCAAAACAAGAATGAAAACGTTTgtcaagaagaaaagaaaagagcTAAAGGAGTGAGTAAGGTGGTCGTGCAATCAAACATACAACACGAGAACTATAGACAGTGTCTATTGAACAGAGAGTTTCAGATGGAGTCGATGGTGACGTTTAGATCCTTTAATCATCAAATATTCACCATCGTTCTAAACAAAACCAGCCTGAGCCCCTTTGACGACAAAAGGCATATTCTAGAGGATGGTATTCACACCTTAGCTCACGGTCATTGTAAGACATCTCCTGTATAATGAAGATGTCTATTATCATGTATATCTTGTAAAATATGTGTTATTGCTATACTTATTGTAATGCTGAATAgtgaataaatgaatgaaaaaaaatattgtcgttGAATCTTAGTTAAGGACTCCGGGGGGCCCCCGCGGATCCTAAGGTTTCCGGATCATTAGGTTTCCGGATCCTTAGTATTCGGAGCTTAAAGGTGTCCGGTGATCTTTGATGCCGGAATCGGAAGTTACCGGAAACTTTAACCTAATTGGTTGCTATAAAAAGTGTAATGGACCAATCACCGACGAGATCTCGTCTATAAAACTGGACCTTCCGGTCACGTATGCCATTATGCGAGAGGACGCTAAAGGACCAACATGTATTCTTGCAATCATTGTTCGAACGCTTACGTCTGGCCACACGACCTGAACCGTCATGTAAAACACAAACACATAGAATGTCAGCAGCggcagcaacaacaacaacagcagcaGCGACACCATCCACtacagcagcagcagcagcagcaacaACAACAGCAGCACCAACTACAGCAGCAGCACCAACTACAGCAGCAGCATCAACTACAGCAGCAGCACCAACAAcaacagcagcagcagcagcagcaacaacaacagcagcagcagcagcaccAACTACAGCAGCAGCAGCAACAGCAGCAACAGCAAGAGTTTATGTTTCAACACCCTTTTACGGCCAACGTTTCGGGACCAACCTCCTCGGGCAAAACGTATTTCGTGAAAACGTTGTTGCAACATTGTATGAGCAAGATTTCCCCTCCCCCAGAGAGAATT encodes:
- the LOC105318792 gene encoding uncharacterized protein — protein: MPVSQFTCEDCGKSFTRQSNLHRHRRTTHHVDTFSCSTCGRRFNRRDNYLRHTRNHIRIPDQGSPPIVGSELLTDSQIQESIQKENVCPNFQNQVGSGIPPNDPQGSQFGDTRNDREDCITSEEAIHGNLKKISISADDQTKYDPLTFLKSKEEKVRSVLQNERTKRKRMKFYLTLQVRFTKTRGDQVEVAEPHFHGRCHIVLNNQDIEHALRESIMKIVNSFIEYQREGSNWALDKVLGVSIHVVQYNPIKGSSYLPLPAKLASKKAIINVQNTDQKCFMWSVLAALHPTTGHHGHPNRLNNYIAFQEELDFTDMTFPVRVSDIPKFEQKNGLSINVFGYDKNEVYPLHLTRERGLKHVDLLVLDRGDNSHYCWIKNFNRLMGDQNGDNNQYHYCYYCLHGFTKKKLLEKHLPYCQVHGAQRTEMPSEEEKWLKFSDVSKQLRVPFVVYADFECILERQYGCQPDPSKSSTIKLAKHAPSGFTYKVVGLSPETTENHVTYRGHEAVDVFVDHMIKLEGRLLNILRNPKPMDLSEEETKALREATLCHICHGKLRNDTVRDHCHVTGKFRGAAHSSCNLNYRLRERIPVFFHNLKGYDAHHIMNAIGKFKHKKINCIPQNHEKYISFSLGRLDFVDTFQFMSASLDKLSTNLAKEGIHKFPHLKGYVASIHPENQQTKLQLLRRKGVYPYRYMNSVKRFEETSLPPQQAFYNDLDGKAVSDQDYLHAQRVWDVFNIQNLGQYHDLYMETDVHLLADVFENFRDLCIDMYGLDAAHFYTGPGLAWQAALKMTGVELELLTDPDMHLFVEKGLRGGIAMISKRYAKANNPYLNDYDPRQPSNYLMYLDANNLYGWAMCQPLPTHDFCWLTTKERETLDINAILHEGDTGYVFEVDLDYPLALHDSHSDYPLAPESFKIEPAMLSSYQKDLLTKLGMKEGSCTKLVPNLFDKKNYVVHYRNLQLYLALGMRLTKIHQVLSFKQSPWLKAYIDFNTSKRKVAKNEFEKDFFKLMNNSVFGKTMENLRKRVDIQLVHHQKRLSKLSAKPGFKSFKIFNEDLASVELTKSKLVLNRPIYVGFSILELSKVLMYEFHYNYIKKRYGGRAALCFTDTDSLCYDISTEDVYVDMKEDHHCFDFSDYPDTHFLHSNQNKKVLGKMKDECQGHVMREFVGLKPKMYSFVYETQNKNENVCQEEKKRAKGVSKVVVQSNIQHENYRQCLLNREFQMESMVTFRSFNHQIFTIVLNKTSLSPFDDKRHILEDGIHTLAHGHCKTSPV